TTTTCCTTGAAGTTTCTCAAGAGTTTCGCGTACTTGTTTTTTTACATCTTCTTCAGAAGGCTCTTCTTTAACAACTTTTGGTCTGTTGTTTCCACCTCGTCCTCTAAAGTTTCCTCCTCTTCTATTATCGTTGTTTGACTTACCTGGATCACCTGGTTTACTAATTCTACGTCTTTTACGTTTGTTAGCATCGCCTCCAGCTTTTGGCTTGTCTTCTTTTTTCTTTTTAGGCTTGTTAAATTGCGTTAAGTCAATTTTCTTACCTGTAATATTAGGACCACTAAGCTTTTTGTACTGCGTCTTAATCTTTTCGTCTACTGGCTCAGAAGTAGATGTAGATTCTTCGGTAATATCTTTTTTAGCTTCAACTGTTTTTGGCTTTTCTTCCTTGACAGGTTTGTCTTCTTTTTTGGCTACTGGCTTATCAGTTTTTGCAGGTGCTTGTTTTTTAGGAGTAGCCTTTTTAGGAGCTTCTACCTTTACCTCTTCTTTCTTAGGTGTTTCTTCTTTTGGCGCTTCTTTCTTTGGCACTTCTGCTTTTGGCTTATCGCCATCCAAATCAATTTTACCAACTTGCTTAGGTCCAGAAATTTCAGCTTTAGCTTTAAGAACTGTTTCCTTTTCAGCGTCTTGCTTAGCCTTTTCTTCGAGCTCACGCTCACGCTTTTCTCTTAAGGCTTCTTTTTCTTTCAGCTTTGCTTCACTGACTTCTTGAGCCTTTTCGCGCTTAGTCGCATCAGTCTGAAATTCATCAGCCAATGTATCATAAACGTCTTGAGTAATTTTTGTATTAGGGCTTTTCTCTATCTCAATGCCTTTAGATTCTAAAAAATCTACAGCACGGTCGAGAGAAATATTCAATTCCCTAAGTACTTTATTAATTCTAATTTGAGCCATATATGCTTTTATATAATCCTAAATATATAGTTTACCAATTAATCTGCAAAAATTGGTGATTTTTAGTCTTCGAATTCTTCTTTTAAAATTCTAATAACTTCAGTAATTGTTTCTTCTTCTAAATCTGTACGCTTCACAAGGTCATTAACATCCTGCTCTAAAATACTTTTTGCAGTATCTAAACCAGCTTTGCTAAATTCTTTAATGATCCACTCTTCGATTTCATCAGAGAACTCACTTAATTCTACATCCTCTTCAGCGCCTTCTCTAAATACATCAATCTCATAACCCGTTAATTTACCAGCTAATCTAATATTATGACCTCCACGACCAATAGCTTTAGATACTTCTTCTGGTTTTAATAACACCTCGGCACGCATGTTCTCTTCGTCTAATTTTAGAGATGTTACTCTCGCCGGACTTAAAGCACGTGTTATAAATAATTGGATATTATTTGTGTAATTGATAACATCGATATTTTCATTTCCTAACTCGCGGACAATACCGTGAATACGAGAACCTTTCATACCAACACAAGCGCCGACAGGGTCAATTCTATCATCATAAGAATCAACAGCTACTTTTGCTTTTTCGCCAGGAATACGAACAACATTTTTAACAGTGATTAAACCATCAAAAACTTCAGGAATTTCTGATTCAAATAATTTTTCAAGGAACAATGGTGATGTTCTAGACATGATTATTGCAGGCTTTGTACCTTTAAGCTCTACACTTTCAATTACGCCTCTTACATTTTCTCCTTTACGGAAAAAGTCCGAAGGTATTTGTTTATCCTTAGGTAAAATAATTTCATTACCGTCGTCATCTAATAAAATGATGGCTCTGTGGCGAATATGATGTACCTCAGCAGAATAAATCTCACCTTCAAGCTCTTTAAATTGCTTGTAGATGTTTGTATTATCGTGCTCGTGAATTTTAGAAATTAAATTTTGTTTTAATGCTAAAATAGAGCGTCTTCCTAGTTGGTGAAGTTTTACTTCTTCAGCAACATCCTCTCCTACTTCGAAATCTGGTTCAATTTTTTGAGCTTCAGATAATTCAATCTCTTGATTTGGCTCTTCGACCTCACCATTTGCAACAACGATTCTATTTCTCCAAATCTCTAAATCTCCTTTATCAGGGTTTATGATAATATCAAAGTTATCGTCATCTCCATATTTCTTCTTCAATGCATTACGTAATACATCTTCTAGAATCGCCATTAGCGTAACTCTATCTATTAATTTATCATCTTTAAAATCTGAAAATGATTCAATTAACGCTAAATTTTCCATATTAACAGGACTTAAAATTTTATTTTAACTTTTGCTTCTTTAATATCGTTTAAAGCAATCGTTGCCTCTTTGGTAACGGTTACTTTTCCTTTTCCTACAGGCTTAAGCTCACGAGCTTTCCATGTTAACTGAATGGTATTCTCATCGGCTTCTACCAATTGACCTTCTGTGGTCTTATCATCGTTAGTCTTAACTTCTAAGTTACGACCAATGTTCTTTTTATATTGCCTAGGCATCGTTAAAGGTGATGCAGCACCTGCTGATAAAACTTCTAAAGAAAAGTCTTCTTCTTCTCTATCTAAATTATGCTCTATTGCTCTACTAATAAACATACAGTCTCCTACCAACACTCCATTATCTCCATCAATTACAACCTTGATAGCGTTATCGGCGCCCATAGTCATGCTTATCAAGAATAAATCTTGACGTTCATCTAATGCATTCTGCAATAATTGTTCTACTTTGTTTTTTAACATACAGCTATAAAAAGAGGGGACTTTTCGTCCCCTCATAATCTTCTTTTCTTTAAACAGTGGTGCAAATATACAATATATATCGAGTTTTGCAAGATGTTTATAGTCTAAAATTCTGAATTGACAACGGTTACAACCCTGTTTTATTCAGTTAAAGATGAAAAACAAAAAATCCTAACTCAAATTGAATTAGGATTTTAAAATTATGTTGGCCCACTAGGGATCGAACCTAGACTCTTTGGTACCAAAAACCAATGTGTTGCCAGTTACACCATAGGCCATCATCTCAAAATGAGGGTGCAAATTTATAACAAAGTTTTACTTGAACAAAAAAAATAAGAAAAATAATTCAAAATACTTAACGTTTGCTTAAAAGTATGATGCTATGTTGTATTTATTAGTAAATTCGCCAGCATCAAAAAGCCTTTGATTTATGACCAATTTTAACTTTAAAAAATGGAACACCATCCTGGGATGGTTTGTGTTTGCAGTAGCAGTAATCACCTACGCCTTAACCATCGAACCTACTGTTAGTTTCTGGGACGCAGGTGAATATATCCTAACTTCATCTAAGTTACAAGTTGGACATCCGCCAGGAGCACCTTTATTTCAAATGCTTGGGGCGTTTTTCTCTATGTTTGCTTTAGAACCTTCTCAGATAGGTGCTTTATTGAATATGATGAGTGCTGTATCTAGTGCTTTTACAATACTTTTTATGTTTTGGACTGTGACAATTTTATTACGCAAACTCGTAAAATATGATTTAGAAAAAGACATGGCGAGCAAAGGCATCGCTATACTTGGAAGTGCTTTAGTTGGTAGTCTAGCTTTTACATTCACCGATTCTTTTTGGTTTAACGCTGTAGAAACGGAAGTTTATGCTATGGCTACGCTTATCATGGCAATTATGTTTTATCTGGCTTTACGCTGGGAAGAAGACATGCATAAGCCTCGTGGTAATCGTTGGTTAATTTTAATTGCATTTGTTATTGGATTGTCTTTTGGAGTTCACTTTATGGGGTTATTGACTATTCCTGCAATTGGACTTATATATTACTTTAAAAATTACAAAACGATTACGATTCAGAATTTCATTTTAGCTAATGTTATTTCTGCAGCAATATTGTTATTTATCTTTAAATTATTATTACCAAATGCGCTTCGCTTCTTTGGCTGGATGGAAGTTTTTACAGTCAATTCTTTTGGTTTACCTTTTCACTCTGGTACCATAATCGCTGGTCTGTTAGTGATTTCTGCATTTTATTTTGGACTTAAATATACACGCCAAAAAGGATTTATACACGCTAATACTTTGGTATTAAGTTTACTTTTTATTTTCATTGGATTTTCATCATGGATGATGTTACCAATAAGAGCAAATGCACATGTAATTATCAATGAAAACGACCCATCTGATGCTCGTGAACTATTAGCATATTATAACCTAGAACAGTATCCTGAAACTCACTTATTTTATGGGCCACAGTTTACTGAACTATATTCTGGTGAAGATGAAGACAAACCTTTTGTAGACGACAAAAAGAACTACGAAAAAAACGAAGAAACTGGAAAATACGAAATCATTAACGATTGGGAAAACGCCAAACAAAATTACAATTCGGAGCATGCCTCTTTACTACCTAGAATGTGGAGTACTGAACATGCCGAAAACTATATGATGTTTACTGGTCTTATTGACTTTAAAGTAAAGCCGAGATTAGGTTCCGACATATATAAAAGTTACATCAATGGCGGTTATCCAGAAGAAGAAGCTAGTGCAAGAGCAAGCTATCAGATGCAGCAAATAAATCAGATGGTTAGCCAATTTAGGAAAGCCGTAGCTGATGGAAAAGTA
This DNA window, taken from Winogradskyella sp. PC-19, encodes the following:
- the nusA gene encoding transcription termination factor NusA, giving the protein MENLALIESFSDFKDDKLIDRVTLMAILEDVLRNALKKKYGDDDNFDIIINPDKGDLEIWRNRIVVANGEVEEPNQEIELSEAQKIEPDFEVGEDVAEEVKLHQLGRRSILALKQNLISKIHEHDNTNIYKQFKELEGEIYSAEVHHIRHRAIILLDDDGNEIILPKDKQIPSDFFRKGENVRGVIESVELKGTKPAIIMSRTSPLFLEKLFESEIPEVFDGLITVKNVVRIPGEKAKVAVDSYDDRIDPVGACVGMKGSRIHGIVRELGNENIDVINYTNNIQLFITRALSPARVTSLKLDEENMRAEVLLKPEEVSKAIGRGGHNIRLAGKLTGYEIDVFREGAEEDVELSEFSDEIEEWIIKEFSKAGLDTAKSILEQDVNDLVKRTDLEEETITEVIRILKEEFED
- the rimP gene encoding ribosome assembly cofactor RimP, with the protein product MLKNKVEQLLQNALDERQDLFLISMTMGADNAIKVVIDGDNGVLVGDCMFISRAIEHNLDREEEDFSLEVLSAGAASPLTMPRQYKKNIGRNLEVKTNDDKTTEGQLVEADENTIQLTWKARELKPVGKGKVTVTKEATIALNDIKEAKVKIKF